The Spea bombifrons isolate aSpeBom1 chromosome 4, aSpeBom1.2.pri, whole genome shotgun sequence genome segment TGTGCACGGCTACACCCAGCAATCATAGGTGAAAAAATGTCCCTATGTTGTCAACTTACATTTTCTTCTACAAAGGAAAGCAAATAAAAccgtttttttattattattattaatttcattaataCGTGTCACCATAGCACTGTTGcagatatgtgttttatatacatatttgattTGTGTATGATTGCAATACTAGTTCAAAATGTTCAAGGCTACCTTCTGGCCTGGGTCTCAGGATATGTACTCGACTGTAAGTgtaaatggatacattttagGATCACAGTCTCGCATCCTATTGTggcttaatatataaaatatatattttctgtaggATACAACACTTCCAAAAGTCTCAAATTTGCCAGGACAATACCGATGAGGTTTACGTCCTGGTTGCCAACTTTTATGTAACTTGGGACTGTCATCAGATTTTGCATGCACGCTGTCCCAATACCCTGCATGTTAGAAAAACAAAGAGATGGAGGGTTCTGAGGACTGAAAGCCCCATGATGTAACACTACCCCCTACTTAATGTCACTATGATGCCCAGTCATGGTGAGTCATGTCATTTAACTTTAAGTCATAAAAGTATAGAACTTCACAGCAGATTAGAACCCAGGCTATCTAGTTtacctgtttttcctgatgtaaagactcagacttcATTCTTCCAATCTATACATATCGCGCTCCCTTAGTGTTTCCTTATTTTTaccctgcaaaccattcaccatttctgtagccctcctctgaactctacATTCAATATTTTTCTACAGATGAGCTCCAGATCTGTCCACCCTACCTCTGAAGAGCTTCTCTCCTTCTGAAACTAATgtctctagctatacaacccagcaccctgcttgctttctCCAACACTATGttttattgcattgcctgcttatGGGGCATGCAACAATTCTTTCTTGTGCCTCTTTGCTCCTGTGAGTTACAGTGAATGTCAAAATTGAAAGCCATCCTTGAATTGgaataatttaatgtaattcAGAATATCTTCACATCCTAACAAGTAACGTTTGCTATAAGAATTATTCAGAATCTGAagctttatttctttatttacacGTGTGTGTTATGTACCCATAATACAGATGCATGCCATCACCATCATGTACCACCAGAGGGCATTCTGGTCTATTACCACCATAGGAAAATCATtggacatttatttatttggtttgcCATCCTGCTGATATAATATCAGGGTGCATATATAACCAATTCACTGGCAtacttgtatttatttgaaTACTTAACCCACAGATATTGGCTGAATTCTCATCCCTAGCAAAACTGATCTGTGTGTCCCAAAACGTCATATATACGTAATATTTAACCTTCTATCTGACTGTTACTTAGTCCCTGCAACTGTATTGGCTGAAGCAGTGTAGTGCAATTTTAACAAGTCCTGTATGAAGCGTTATGAAGAGCTTATGCGGCTATGCACAGCCAGATGCAGCCCTTGTTTTATTAGTTGGGGTTGGAATAAATTGCTAGTTGGTGGTGGAATAAATTGACTTGTTAGCAAAATTGCGTGCAATGTGCATGCATAATTGATAAGTTCAGGTGTTTTAATGTAGTCAGATCATTAAACATGTCCAAATAGGGTTTTTTGTTCTGTGCTTTATTTCCCCATAAACAAGTAGTAGCGGACATTTTAACTCTTGATGCAATTTTCAAAAACCATCCACCAAGTCAGATTTTTGTTTCTGATGAGATGCAGCTGGTGGCCCTGGCACATTTTTCATAGTCTTAAATAGGATGGCCAGGTACTCCCCTGAAGCTCGGAACTTATAGTACACTATTCAGTATAGCCAAGATATTAATGCAGCCCTATAGTATGAATATTTCAGGTGTGTAACTGGTCAACGTCACCCACATGTTATAGAGACTGTTATTACAAATTACATGTATTTACATTGcgtcagcagattctgtagagcTGTTACAATCCGTGGGATAATTGAAAGTCACACATAATAACATTCTGGTACAAAAGGAAGAGGGTcacatgagcttacaatctagtaaaCGCTAGCAGATGACGTTTCTCTTGCTCAAGTATCCCAGGTGAGGTGGTCCTGTGGGAAAATTGAGGGCCAAGCATTGCTTGTTGTCTAACATTTTAAAGACCTCTGATCAGTGATCACAATCTTTAGTCATTGTACAGCTGCAGTAAGAGGATTGCTTGTGAAGTCATTACCTTTAGTAGTCATTAAGACATAAGTGCCATAGCTCAAGCAAATCCAAATTTCAGGATGtccatttgttttgttgtttttcttttttttctcctcccctgTGACATCTAACCCACTTTCATTCTACAGGACGATCGTCAAATAGCGTACGTGGTGGGCAAGCAGCATTAGGCAGCACCGAAAAACATGTTTGTAACAGTGCCAGACTTttactgtataatataaaatgcatggaGAAGCATAAAAGACAGTCTTTCTGAATCTAATTTTCTCTTTGATTTTGTTTGCAGGTCACCAACTAGTTTTCACAATGTTTGATGGGGATTATGACTACCTCATCAAATTTTTAGCGCTAGGGGACTCTGGAGTTGGAAAGACAAGTTTTCTCTATCAGTATACAGATGGGAAATTTAACTCCAAGTTCATCACAACGGTCGGCATAGACTTCCGAGAAAAGCGAGTGGTGAGCTATAATTAGTTTACTTTTAGTTTGCATAAAATTTTACATGTTTGTATTCTGTACAATACCCCATGTGTTTACGAGGAGGACGTTGTGGAAATTAAGGGCGTATGATGGCTGTCTTGTCCCCTTAACCATCCTTTGGAGGTATAGTTCAACAATGATTGGTGAGCAGTATACTAAGCAGGGTAGTTGAAATAAGTTATTTGTTTCATTTCCTTCTGGCAAGAGAAATTGATGAATAAGGCAATAACCCACCTGTGCAAAGTATAACCTTCAGAGGGATACTGTGTTCCCTGTGGGGTATCTTTCAGAAaccttccatgttttttttttcccctgagaaatatatatgatttcaaCAATCGTTTATCTTCCTTAAGAGCATGACCATGAactatttgtttgaaaatacattGACGTTGTTTTTCCtgtgaaatatttgaaaaacggaATATCTGTGAGGTTATGGCTTACGTTGCAGGCAAAACTATACCTGCCCACGCAACAGCCTGTATAGAAGCGTAAGGTTCTTAGAACGTTTGGAAGCTTAGGTAGCGTTCCTTGCCTTCTCAGCCGAAGCCGTTCTGCAACTGGTTGCCTAAGTATAAGAATTGTTTCATAGGGGACTGTTATAGAGCAAAGGCTGTTTCCTGTAACTCAACAGTTGCTATGGCTCTCTGAATTAACCAGTCCAGGATGATGGGAAACCACAAGCTGTGAGACCATGAGTTAGTTTCCCTGTCATTAATTTGTCTTATCAGGAAACCAATTCAAAAAGCTCCCAAGGCAGCAAGTACAGGCAATCTAGCTGCTGTCACTCTCCCTCTGGTGTAGTTAGTGGGAAATAGTGCATTCGTTTGATGCCTTGTTAATTTAGCTCGTACTTGTGAAGCATGTCTTGTTAACACCAGCCACTGACTACAGTTAACAGTTGGTTGCGGTCTTAAGGGTTTCAGCCATGTGGGACGTTTCTGCAAATTACTTCGCATCAGCTATTCTAAACTATTCCATCAATAGTAGACCTCAAATCAAATGTTTCTAAGTCttggttatatatatgtgtgtatgtatgtgtaaaatattAAGTGTATGTTGGCTATCACGCATAATACCTCCAACAAACTGCACTCTAATTGGACCATTGCCTCAAGCCTCGCCCAGTGTGACCAACCATTCCCACGATGGCATGCCGTTTACATGTATAGGTATTGAGGTAGCTATGCTGTCTAATTGGGAGTATTGAAAATACAGTTGCGCCTCTATGTACCTTGTAATATCATTGTTTCATTGTTATTGCTTTAGTTGATGCAGCCACACTTCCCATACAAGCCTGCATatgattttgtctttttttttcccttaggtATATCGATCAAACGGTCCCGATGGCATGACCGGCAGAGgacaaagggttcacttacagTTATGGGACACTGCAGGGCAGGAAAGGTGATTCTGATTGCATATTGTTCATTTAATTTCAATGATGAGTATTATGTAATGGCATCTTTATAGCTTCAATGAATGATAAAGAAGAGATGAAAATATCACAGAGCTGTTTGCATTTCTGTGGTTATGTGGCTAAGCATGACCCTTCGCTGTTTCCCACTCAACATGTAGTCTTCAGATTCTGCAGTGCTGCAAGACCTCAAGTTGAACCTTAATCTTTTCTTTGTGTGTTGGCTTGCTTTAAGCTTATGCTGCACacacttcttttctttttactcatTATATCGGTGCATTTCAGCGGAAGGCTAGAAAATACAGCAAGGTCCAATTGTTAAACACTTGCACTGGGATGATACTTGTACTTTGATCAGACCAATGTATTTCTAAAACCTACATCTGCTCTTTGATGTCTCTCTGTGCACAGCTTTATGGATAGATTTTGCGCTGGTGGCAGATGTAAGTTAAACCTTCTTTCAGATACTTTAAAGAGAGTACCACTTTGGTTTTTAAAAACTCTTGGATATTGTTTTTGTAAACTCTTTTGTAAAGATCTGTTTACAGATTTAGATGGATAATTGAAACCTAATATATTGATCTTAATTAGAGCCATTTTTATTGAGAATTCTCTGTGGAGTTGCAATGGTCATGGACCATATCAAAAGTGCATTAGTCCCCCTTGCTCAAGTTGATTATCCCCATGGTGAAGCTTATCAGGTGCAGCTCATCTAGTCTTAGTAAAAGGATCCTTACAGTCTGATAAAGTTGAGGATACTCTTGAATCTTGATAGCTGTTCAATGTTCCTAAGCAGTCACCTTTCCATACAAGAAGACACCAAGGTTAGTTGCATACATTAAGTGATGTCGGTTTTAATTTTGTTCTTGCGTCTAGATGTTTTAGACTTATAACTATATATCTGTCCCCCTTTCTTTTATAATGTATGTCTATAACTGTGGTACAATTTGTCAACCTTTCCGAGCGTTCTCCTTTCGTATATTTGATTCCCGATTTTCCTCAATAAGCAAGACACTGTATGATAAGATACTCATAGAATACCTGCTTGTCCTTTTGGGGAAGATAAAGGCAGTACCCGTGTGAGGCTGAGGAGGCAAAGCGTTTTTTGAAGTCCCCAGGATAGGTCCATCTGGGCACTCTTTACTGTGGGGTGATGGGTAGGGACTGGAAATGCCATAGTGGTGCCCAGTGCCCCGAGACTCTGCTTTTTGGTGCGAGGTATGGATTTACCTTTTGACACATCAGTTGTTCTCCTCTTTGTAGGGGGACCAAGAACATCTGGCAATCCCTTGGTTTTAAcagggaaaaggaaaaaatgttggtgtgctaagctagtctcaggctcaaataatacaaatgtataatgtgaggcctaccaaacaggtgtaagcatgctgcaaatacagtgtgttggctgtacaatgtatacaaaaaaacaaaaactgtctaataaagttggcaacaaatatataaacataatataaatgagaggttttggttatatgaattggccaaagcataattaagctcacccgccacgtcccTTGGTTTTGCCAGAGAGGGTAGGAAGGGGCTAATTATCCTTTCAGGGAGTCTGGCCCACGAAGAAGACTGGGGAACTGCTGTTCCTCTGTGGCCTTACAGTGGTACAGACACCTATCGCATTTTCTTCGCTGATGTAGTAAAGTATGACACCTTGGGCTTCTAACTTAAATCCATTTGCCTGCATGGTTTCAATTTATGGTGGTTGGAGTGATGCATGCTCAGCAATGGATAAGTGTTGCTCCAGCGTTGGTAGACTATTATTTGACAGCCAGATGGTGTTCCATTAGTCTGCTTGCCTTTGCCTCAAGCTTTCACTTAATGCCCCCACTTAAACTGTCTTTTTCTACTTGTTTTATAGGTTTCGCAGTCTGACAACTGCATTCTTCAGAGATGCCATGGgttttcttctgctttttgaTTTAACGAATGAGCAGAGCTTCCTCAATGTCAGGAACTGGATAAGTACGTGTTTcttcttataaaaaaacaaaaaagaaaaaagaatttgtGAACTTTATAAGGCTGTGGTTTAAGGTATTCATATGACATTTCTTAATACTCCAAGCTTCCATAGTGTTTCATGTTCACAGTGAGGGTTCCATGGCCTCTGGAGAGCTGGAGGTAGAGGAGATGTAGTGGCTGGATTAAAAGCACCATTATGCCAGAGCTTGCAGCGTTTCTGTTTGCAGGCTTTGGGATGACAAGAAGCTAGCAAATGGATTTGACATGTTAATAAACCATtaacagaaaatataatttggAGGGAAGAGGGGGGAATGCTTTTTTGGGTTCACATTTCTGGTTTTCTACCGTTTATATTATGTTTGAAGATTCATGTGAGATACCTTGATTGCAACCATATTATGGTTTATATAAACGAacacaaaagaaatacaaagtAACCTTGCATGAACGAGAGTAAAAATGAATTTGCAGCATCGGGGGTAAATAAAGTGTAATCCTTTTGAACCTACAATGGATAGTGGGTTTATTTCTGGATTCTGCATATATTCAGCATCTTTGTAGGCTGCATCTTTTGTCTGTTGTGTCTAGCATCTGTGAAAAAATGCCacacattttaacataaaaaaagagaaaaaagttcTGCcacactattttttcatataaaacctGCAACTCTGGGGTTAAATCTGGATTATCTATTCACACATTGAATCTACTTTATCTTAATCTTGTTTGTTAAAGGAAGCTTAACATTCTCTGGACTTTTCTTTATGAATATAAAGGAACACCCTTACCTTCTGCAAACATCTTGCTGTCTGAAAATCAGTATAGATTTCCACCCAAGATCAAATCTTACATGTTAGGTATGGAATGTGGTAGATCAGCAATGTAAATTCATTTAAACCATAGGGGCTCATTTACTGCTAGAAATACGAGAATTTCCGTGTTTAGGTCTATACTAGATACGGTGGGTGTTTTAGCCATTGTATCTTGGGAAACTAACAGTATTTTACAATCTTGGTTGTATGGCAGAGGGAAGGCTGTAGCTACTGCTGGAAGCGAAGTAACAGTCCTCTGCAGAGGAAAGGTTGTAGTACCTATTACTGAGAGGCTGGTTGAACTTATTAACAAAACtttccaaaaaatgtttagcTTTGGTGTTCATTGTACTGTGTGATTCCTTTAATTTGTCGGGATTGGAAAGTACTGTCACTTAAGCTTGTCAGCGGTGGTTATGGGTGACAGGCTGGGATTGTAGTACTAAAACCCAAGACTCAGTTGAACAGACCaaaggaacaaaaatgatttggatGAATTGTCCACTTTGTTTTTGGTCTGCCTTTTGGCTTCTCTGTTTTATTCTTACTCtggagtagaggactgcattgggaggcaggTCCCGCCAAAAAAgttgcgggcggtcttgctgggattgcgggcggtcaggcacccGGTAATCCTGCGCGGTCCCGCAAgactgccttcttgctgctcccttacagtgtctcctctcttgctccgcccaggaacaaagcagagtcacgtgatggGACGTCCCTTCCcgtgactctgccttgttcctgggcggagcaagagaagagacgctgtgagggggcaactcgagggcagccttgcgggactgcgtgggaaatctgcagttcaggtaaggaggtgggcttgattggccacaaatgtggcgggagcgggcgggattggccacaaatgtggtgaGAGTGGAATActcacattgcgggagcgggcgggattgggcaaaaaaaatcagcgggagcgggatttaaaaagtagtcccgcgcagggctctactctgGAGCTCCTCTTCTTGATCTCCCGGCTCTCCTCTTCATTATCCTTGCCTTGAAGAGATACGATTGGGCGGAGCCTCTCTGCACACCATGTGGACAgcctccaatcagggagagggtgtgcgccaaagctctgcccttttgcggaagtactacatcaggccagaataatgccgAAGGATCCGCGGAGGAGCGTTTATGCACTTCTCTCTCCGTGAATCTCTCCGTGAatccgtctgcattattctggcctctaaCTTGTTGCAGAAACACTACATCAGGCCCGGATAATGCAGCAGAGACATGGAACAAACGGACCTccagagaagatagaagaaatgGAGAACAAAAAGCGGAGTGAAGGAGAAGAAGCAGCAAAAATTTTATACTAGGGACTAAGTAAATTTGAGATCAATCCGAATTCTCGAGTTTAGTCGACAGGGTCCTATCTCTTACTGTTACCTGTCAATCTTTAAGACATAGAGGTCATGATTTTATAACTCAGCACTCTGAgactctaaaatatatatatatatatatatatatctatatatatatatatatatatatatatatatatatatatatatatatatatatatatatatatatatatatatatatatattcgtacGTATCTCTACATTTAGCTAGACGTTGCAGACACCTGATGCTTACTCCATTGTGCAGGTGAATGTGAGCATAGACATTGTGGAAGGGAGTCTTGAGGACGGGGGCCTCATCAGGATTTAGTTTTCCCCCTGCCTTAATGAcgcaacataaaaaaagagttcTGTTTAGAACTGTATAAACATTAAAGCTGCAGGTTCCTGCAGACGGGGACGTAGTGTGGTTTATGATGTATTAATGTTGTTGCTATTCCCTCATGCATACAGATTCCCAGAGGGAACATACAGAACTTGACAAATTGATGGTCTTTATGTGACCCTCTGGAAATACAAGGTTTCATGAGAAATGCATGTGAACCTTTTATGGATGTTTTCGGGCATTTCTTTCAATGGCCTCTTGGTGTTATTGTCCTTTATGGAAAAAGCTTACTCAGATACCCTTCTAAACAAAATAACCACATACGATATGCAGAAATAAAGTAGCCATCATCTAACCTTCAAGATGTTGCTGCAccagaaacatattttctatCCGGCATTAGTTCCTCGGCTTTGCTATAAATATGTACTGTGTATGAATAGAACCCAATTAAGAAGTTCTCATagttgcattattatttttggaaggGTCTGGCCATTCGATAGCACTGGGAACGTTAAACTTAGCAGAGTAGATGGAACATCAACGTTAAAGGAACCCACCCGTGTaaaggcatattggggggggggaggaaaGCCAGCGCGCACTCAAAGATTATATCATGATTTTATTACTCAGTGGTGTATTTGCCTTTGGCCCCCAGCCTCCTCCTCTGTTACTGCCGTATTCACTACAgggtgctgggatatgacgttttATCCTGGCATGGCCTCCATCGTTTATATTGGACTGTTGGGGCCAATATCAGAGGTCCGAGATTTCccctgtaaccggcccattaaACAGCAGCACACCGGGGTGTCTGATCACCCTAGAGGACAAATGCCACCCAGTTTTGCAGCAGGGTGACTGCCATATTAGGCTCAATCAGCCTAGGCTAGTATACATCACTGGCACTAGtgcctccaaaaatgtattGGTATATAACTATGCTGAGCTTATGATAActcatgttacagggcacatcGTGTAGAAGTATGCAATCTGCCCCGCTCTGTACCACTGaaaatataattcatttattgTAGGAGAATTAATTTATTTGGCTTGGCATGTATATTTTgttgggttatatatatatatatttttttatcgttACCCTTCTATCATGATTGATGCGCAGTTTGTGTTATGAAGCAAAACTATGAAAATTGGCACCACCCTCCCATTagtaaaaatgtgtctgaaaccctagcactgaaggggttaaggcagaCATGCTTAGATTTTAGGAAAACATATCTGCTTGTGTATTTACTTCAAGGTTAGAACTTGCGCATATCGTTTATCTGATTGTTTTATGGGGAAGTTTCACATTCAGAGGAAATGTTTTGAATAAACTGCTCCAACCTGAGTTATATTGGGGATTATGTATGGTTGCATTGTGTATTTCTTACATGGAGTCCTCCTTATATAAATTAGTGATGCAAATCCGCTGATGTTGGCTTTTCATTGTGTACCGTTCACTGCATAAGGGCTTCGTTCATGAAAGCTTTACAGCTTCAAAGGGTCGATCACCGGGGCAGATGCACTAAAGATGACAAAAAGCCCTAACACTCACATTGGGTTATGATTCAGGAAAAGGTAATAGAAATAGAatgtgatatataaattattttagatcTACGTTACTTAAATTACATTATGTTCCTGACCTAAGGTCTGATACCCAGATTTcttatatacatacctgggaacttcttcactgGCGGGACTTGGGCAGAATTGCCTGCTGACGTCGGCGGGAAAGCCCCCCGTTTAAAGGGAAAATTGGCAGGGagcgggtcaaacctggagagttcccaggtttaTATAAGTGACTTTGTTACACAGATATTTTAAACGCAATCAGCACACAGTTACCCGCAGCGGTGATGGTGATGATAAAGTTTCCAATTTTACCTCACAAAGTCAGACATGGCAGAGTTGCAGGGCTATAGTGGCAAGTTGACTCTAGTTAAAATCTATACCAGCTCTTTcctgttttttctctttttatttagttaACCATTGCTTATTTTCTTTCCCGACAGGCCAGCTGCAAACCCATGCATACTGCGAGAACCCAGACATTGTGCTGTGTGGAAATAAAAGTGATCTGGACGATCAGAGAGTGGTGAAGGAAGAGGAGGCTAAGGAATTTGCAGAGAAATATGGGTGAGCGGTTTCCTTCCATGTATTGTTCAGTCGGAAACAGAGCATGCCTGCTTGGTCTGATTACTAACTGGGTACAATGTGTTCGGGGGAGGAAATCTGAAATAGTGATATat includes the following:
- the RAB27A gene encoding ras-related protein Rab-27A isoform X2, whose translation is MFDGDYDYLIKFLALGDSGVGKTSFLYQYTDGKFNSKFITTVGIDFREKRVVYRSNGPDGMTGRGQRVHLQLWDTAGQERFRSLTTAFFRDAMGFLLLFDLTNEQSFLNVRNWISQLQTHAYCENPDIVLCGNKSDLDDQRVVKEEEAKEFAEKYGINYFETSAADGTNVNKAVETLLDLIMKRMERNIGQNKYQHNFIRAGAKR
- the RAB27A gene encoding ras-related protein Rab-27A isoform X1 produces the protein MFDGDYDYLIKFLALGDSGVGKTSFLYQYTDGKFNSKFITTVGIDFREKRVVYRSNGPDGMTGRGQRVHLQLWDTAGQERFRSLTTAFFRDAMGFLLLFDLTNEQSFLNVRNWISQLQTHAYCENPDIVLCGNKSDLDDQRVVKEEEAKEFAEKYGINYFETSAADGTNVNKAVETLLDLIMKRMERCVDKSWIPQGVVRSNGHSSTEQLNEDKDKGKCGC